DNA from Brucella melitensis bv. 1 str. 16M:
GAAGCGGACGATGATCGCCAGTGCAGCCACTGTGAGAATGTCGGCTGGTTTCCAACACGGCGCTTCTGAGTGCAGCTTAAAGCGATCTACTCTGTCTAAGAGCCAACGTCAAAATGTCAGGAACGAGCGACACTTTACAGGGAGATTATGCATTCGGTGGTGTGGGAGCGTTGGTAGCGGAGGAGGGATTCGAACCCCCGACACAAGGATTATGATTCCTCTGCTCTAACCTACTGAGCTACTCCGCCACGCGTCGCTTTACAGAGACAAATTCATCATCGCCAATCGGCGTACAAATCGTTGTTCCTGCAAGGAATGGCGGCGGTATATGTGCGGAACGAGACCCTGTCAAGCGTTCTTCGCATAGGTTTCATCTTGTTTTCTATCATTTGCACCGATATGGAACTTGGCATCAGCAAAGGCTAAGTTTCATGGCACCTCGTATTGCGGTTTTGGGTTGCGGCTATTGGGGCGGCAATCACATTCGTACCCTGAAGAGTCTCGGCGCCCTTCAGGCAGTTTCAGACTCCAACGCGGAAAAAGCGGAACGATTCGCTTCCGAATTCAACGTTCCCAGCATTCCAGTCGAGGAACTCTTCATCCATCCGGATATTGATGGCATCGTGCTGGCGCTGCCGCCGCAGCTTCATGCGCAATATGCCATGGAAGCGGTGAAGAACGGCAAGGATGTTCTGGTTGAAAAGCCGATTGCGCTCGATATTCCCGTAGCGCTTGCCGAAGTTGAGGCCGCGCGCGAAAATGGCCGCGTGTTCATGGTCGGCCATGTGCTCCGCTTCCATCCGGCTTTTGAAAAGCTTCTCGACATGGTGCAAAGCGGCGAACTTGGCGATATCCGCTATGTGCATTCGCACCGCGTCGGGCTTGGCAAGTTTCATACCGAATTCGATGCGCTATGGGATCTCGCGCCGCACGATCTTTCGATGATCCTTGCCATCACCGGCGAGGAGCCGAACGTGGTGCGCGGCGAAGGCGTTGCTATTCTCGATCATCTGAACGATTTCGCGCATCTTCACATGGAATTTCCGAGCGGAATTCGCGGCCATCTTTTTGCTTCGCGTCTGAACGCTTATCGCGAACGTCGCCTCAGTGTCACCGGCACCAAGGGCATGGCTGTTTTCGACGATGGCGAAGCCTGGGAGCGGAAGCTTGCCCTTTACAGGCATGAGGTCTGGCGGGAAAACGACCGCTGGGCTTTCAAGTCCGCCGATCCGGTCTATATACAAACCGAAGAAGGTATGCCGCTGACGCGCGAATTGCAGCATTTCATGCATTGCATCGAAACGCGTGAAACGCCGCGAACCGACGGCAAGGAAGCGATCAGTGTCCTGCGCATTCTCACCGAAGGCACGGTGCGGCATCCGGCCTGAAGCAGCAGTGCGCAAGCAGCGTAAAATTGTGTAAAGCGGTGTTACAGCACTCGCAAAACTTTGAACGCTCCGGCCATGGCAGGGCGGGGCGCAAGCGAATAAATAGATGGCCGAGGATTCGCACCGGTTTTCGTGCGGGCCAGATATATTGGAGCCAACATGCAGTTCATTGATCTTGGAGCGCAGCGCGCGCGTATCGAAAATCGTCTCAATGCCGCCATTTCCAAGGTTGTTGCGGAAGGCCGTTATATTCTTGGGCCGGAAGTGGCTGAATTTGAAAAAAAGCTTGGCGAATATCTGGGTGTGGAGCATGTCATCGCCTGTGCCAATGGCACTGACGCCTTGCAGATGCCCCTGATGACACGCGGCATCGGGCCGGGCCATGCGGTTTTTGTTCCGTCCTTCACCTTTGCAGCGACCGCTGAGGTTGTTGCGCTCGTCGGTGCAGAGCCGGTATTCGTTGATGTCGATCCAGATAGCTACAACATGAATGTCGAGCAGCTCGAAGCTGCCATTGCCGCCACCATCAAGGAAGGTCGTCTGGAGCCGAAGGCGATCATTCCGGTCGATCTTTTTGGCCTTGCCGCCTCTTACAATCGCATCACCGCCATTGCCGAGCGCGAAGGCCTGTTCATCATCGAGGATGCGGCCCAGTCCATCGGCGGCAAGCGCGACAATGTCATGTGCGGCGCTTTCGGCCATGTGGGCGCAACCAGCTTCTATCCCGCCAAGCCGCTTGGCTGCTACGGTGACGGTGGCGCCATGTTCACCAATGATGCAGAATTGGCAGATATACTGCGCTCCGTGCTGTTCCACGGCAAGGGCGAGACGCAGTATGACAATGTCCGCATCGGCATCAATTCTCGCCTGGATACGATACAGGCGGCTGTTCTTCTGGAAAAGCTTGCCATTCTCGAAGATGAGATGGAAGCCCGCGACCGCATTGCAAGGCGCTATAATGAGGCGCTGAAGGATGTGGTGAAGGTGCCGGAACTTCCAGCCGGCAACCGCTCGGCCTGGGCGCAATATTCTATCGAAAGCGAGAACCGCGACGGCTTGAAGGCACAACTTCAGGCAGAAGGTATTCCGTCCGTCATCTATTATGTGAAGCCTCTGCACTTGCAGACGGCCTATAAGCACTATTCCGTTGCCCCCGGTGGCCTGCCGGTTTCGGAAAGCCTGCCATCACGCATTCTGAGCCTGCCGATGCATCCTTACCTTTCGGAAGCTGACCAGGACAAGATTATCGGCGTGATCCGTGGCTTCCACGGCAAGAAGGCCTGAATTGGCTGAATTATATGAAGTGATCAAAACCCGGCGAAAGCCGGGTTTTGTTTATGCTCGCAAATTCAGTTGCCAGGATGCACTCAGCCGATCATGGCGCGGCGCTGGTTGGCCGCGCGTTCCATGACTTCCCGCGGCGCCTTGACGCCATCGCGCTCTTCCAGTGCTTCGGCCTTGGAAAGTTCGGTTTCGGCAACCGTCAGTTCCGCTTCCGCCGCTTCCTTCTGTGACATCAGATCGCGAATCGATACGAAAAGATTGTCGCGCCGCTGACGTGCAGCCTTGGCGAAGGTCGGGTAGGCAAAATGATTGATGTCGGTGATGCCGGCCTTTTTCTCTTCCGACAGAATCTGTGCGTCAAGTTCTCCAGCCATACGCTCGAATTCGCCGATCATGAGGTCAAGTTGCCCCAATTGGCGGCGCTTTTCTTTCACCTGAAACAGTTTCAGCCTGACGAGGCTTTCACGTGGCTTCATACGCAATACTCCTTGAACACCAACCCAGCTCCATGTGTTGGGGCTTTCCCCCCGGCTCGTTAACCAGTGTGAATGGGCAAAAACACGCCCAATTCACCCCCAAATCTCCTCGCGATTCCAGTGTCCCCAAAGGGAGGGCGTCGCGGCCGTTATTCGCAATGGCCTCAATAAGCGAAACAAAAAGTTAAGAATTCGCTCGTTTGGTAACCATTCCTTTACCGGCGGAGTTAATCATATGCGTTAGGACTTAAGGCTCGGTAAACCAGGTGTGGTTTTTTGGGCAACAGGCGAAAAGATAGAGTCGGATGAATCGCTTGCGGAAGAGTCTTAAAGCGATGCATTAGAGTCAGGAGAATAGGAATATTCTGTTGATTCAATCGTGTATGAGATTTTTCTAAACGGAACATAATTATGCTTGCCAACCAGAATCATATTTTGTTAACCATTTGCTGGCACCTTCATACAAAGGCAACGATAGTTCCGTGTGCTGCCGTGAGGGACATCTGGTCGGCTGCGGAAAGGGGATAAAAGATGCGCGTCCTTTTGATTGAAGACGACAGTGCTATCGCACAGAGCATTGAGTTGATGCTCAAGTCCGAGAGTTTTAATGTCTATACGACCGATCTGGGCGAAGAAGGCATCGATCTCGGCAAGCTTTACGACTACGACATCATTCTGCTGGATCTCAATCTGCCGGATATGTCTGGTTATGAAGTTCTTCGCACCTTGCGTCTGTCCAAGGTGAAGACGCCGATCCTTATCCTTTCCGGCATGGCCGGCATCGAGGACAAGGTTCGCGGTCTTGGCTTTGGCGCCGACGATTATATGACCAAGCCGTTCCATAAGGACGAGCTGATTGCCCGTATCCATGCGATCGTCCGCCGCTCCAAGGGGCATGCCCAGTCGGTCATCACGACGGGCGACCTGGTGGTCAATCTGGATGCCAAGACGGTGGAAGTCGCAGGCCAGCGCGTTCATCTGACCGGCAAGGAATACCAGATGCTTGAGCTGCTTTCGCTGCGCAAGGGCACGACGCTCACCAAGGAAATGTTCCTGAACCATCTTTATGGTGGCATGGATGAGCCGGAATTGAAGATCATCGACGTCTTCATCTGCAAGCTGCGCAAGAAGCTCGACGCCGTTTCCGGCAATCAGAGCTATATCGAAACCGTCTGGGGGCGTGGTTATGTGCTGCGCGAGCCGGATGCCGAGATGCGCGAAAGCGCCTGATTCGGGCTGCATGGTCTGAATTGTAAAAAGCTCCGCTTCGGCGGAGCTTTTGCTTTTCAATCACCTGTCTGATGGTCAAAAAAAGCGCCGGGTGGACCGGCGCTTTTTCAATTCATTCCGCGGAAAAGACGATATCTTCGGCGGTTGCATGAATGGAGATTTTCATGCCCGCCTCTTCGGCCAGAAGCAGCGTGTAGTAGGGCTGTACGGAATGGGCGTCGATGGGCTCTTCCGGTGCTGCGCCGGAATGAAGCTCCAGGAATTTCGGCGGCACGCGTAGCATCCGGCCTTTGACCGTGATGACAAAACGCGGATCGGTATCGCCGCCTTCGAGACGCACCGCCAGAGAACCGCCGCGCGGAATGGCGCCATTGCCGATGAGGAGCATATTCAAAAGGAGTTTCACCTTGTTCTTGGGCAGAAGCACGCGCGCGCCTTCCCAGGTGAATTCCGGCTTTTCGTTCCTGAAATATTCAGTGGCGACGTTCTGGGCATCGCCGGTGTCTATCTGCACGCCTGCCGAGCCTGCCGCACCAAAGGCGATGCGGGCGAACTGAAGCCGGGCGGAGGCGTTGCGCGCGCTCGATTTGATGAGCGCCATCGCGTCTTCATCGGCGCTACCTTCTTCCAGCAATTCCAGACCATTATTGATCGCACCGACCGGTGAGATGATGTCGTGGCAGATCCTGCTGCACAAAAGTGCACCAAGATCGAGAGCTGAAAGGGTAACGGGCAAGGACATGGCGCTTTCTCCGGGAACGCAGATCAGCCCGGACCGCCTGGCTCGTCAGACGATGGGCCGCTATCGGTTAACGAAACAGCCTGCGAACGGGGTGTTTGCGGGCTGCATGAAGGCGGGCGAATCGCCCAGAATATCGAGTTAACTGGATACACGCCCCGCTGGGGCGCCGCAACAAAGCTTCTTTTGCGGGGCAGCGTGGCGGCGTGTTCAAATGGCTGTGAGAACCGCCATTTTGAGCGCGAAATCACCTTGAAATCACGCGCCTTCGTAAAGCCAATTTCAGAACTTAAAGGTTTGGACAATAAATTCGGGTCTAAAATGACACGATTCGACAAAACGCCCGGAAGAGGCGACGTCAGGCTTTTGACAGGGCCGTCAGACAGAGAAGCGTGTAGCCAAAAGGAAATATAAATGGCCATACCATCCCTGTCGCAAATCAGGTTCCGCAATGCGGCGTGCTTCGTCGCGTTTTTTGCGGCTCTGTTTGTCTCCTTCATCGCTCTGCCTCGCGAGGCCAGAGCAGAGAATACATACACCGCCGAGGAAGTCGTGGAATCCGGTCACAGGTTCTTCGGTTCGACTTCGGGCGGCATTGCAAGTGCGGTCGAGAAGGCATTTCAGAGTTTCGGCCTGCCAAACGGCTATATTCTGGGCGAAGAGGGTTCAGGTGCCTTCATCGGCGGCCTGACCTATGGTGAAGGCACGCTCTATACCAAGAATGCCGGCGACCATAAGACATTCTGGCAAGGCCCTTCGCTGGGCTGGGATTTTGGCGGCCAGGGTTCGCGTGTCATGATGCTGGTCTATAATCTCGATGATATCCAGCACCTTTATGGGCGCTATGCTGGTGTTGCCGGTTCGGCCTATGTGATCGCCGGTGTCGGCTTCAATGTGCTGAAACGGGAAAATATCGTGCTCGTTCCAATCCGTACCGGCATTGGCGCGCGGCTCGGCGTGAATATTGGCTATCTGAAGCTTTCAGCAGCGCCGACCTGGAACCCGTTCTAACGCATATCTCCCAAAAGCGATAACCGGTTTTCGGAAAAGATGCGCGTCAAAACAAAGGATTAGAGCGCCGATCTGATTCAATCAGATCGAAACGCGCTCTAAGCTGTAGCGAACGGAGTTGCGCATTCTTAGCCTTTCCGGCGCAAATTGTTCTGCTGGAAAGGCGGAACTTTGCGCATTATGAATATCGAATAGATCTTGTCTGCAACCGCCCGGGCCTGTTGAAATCGTGATTCAATCCGCTCTCTTTTTGATGCTTGGCGTTCTCGTGGCGGTTTTCGTCGTGGTTCTGCTTGGTCCTTCCGTATGGCGGCGCGCCTTCTTTCTGGCGCGGCGTCAGGTGCAGGCCGAACTGCCGATAACCTTAGCTGAAATCCGTGCCGACCGAGACGGCCTTCGCGCCGAGCACGCTGTCGCCGTGAGCAAGCTTGAACAATTGCTGAAGCTGGAACGCGGCAAGACGGCGGAACAAAAAGTGACATTGGCGCGCCAGCAGGATGAGCTGAAACGCATTCCCCTTCTTGAACAAAACATTGCCAGGCTTGAAAAGCGGCTTGGTGAGGAGGAAAAGGGAGCCGCTGAAGCCCGGCAGGCGCGCGATACGGCGCTTGAAAAAGCGGAAATTCTCCAGGCCGAACTGGAGCGGGTGCAGGGCCATTATGTTGCACTTGAGAGCCTTGCGGATACGCTGCGCATCGAAATAAGCGCGCATGAGGCCGAGATTAGTCGTTTAATGAGCGAGATTACCGAAATGCGCCATGACCGAAAGGATGCAACTGCCCGCTATAACGAGCTTTCAACGCAGTTGACGGCGGCGCAGACGAAACTGAAAAGCGAGACGCGCCGCAATGGTGAATTGCAGCAGAAGCTGGAAAAGCTGATTTCCGAACTTTCCGATGCGCAGGAAAAACTGGAGCGGCAAAATCGTCATGGCGATGGCGCGCTCATGAGTGCCGATCAGATTGAGATTGCGCGCCAAAATGCTGCGCTGCGTGAGGAAATGGCCACCCTTGCCGCCCGCATGGTTGCCATTACGGCCGAAAGGGAAGGACCCGATTCACCGATCCATAAGCTGCTCAAGGGAACGGCCCTGACGGAAAAGGGCAAAGGCAAAAAGAATAAAGCGCCCAAAAGCCTCGCAACCCGCATCCGCGACATGCAATAGAGCATTTTCGCGCCAAAAGTGTGAAACGGTTTTGGCGCGAAAATGCTCTAGCTTCCCAGAACATCCGACCAGTCGGGATTGCGCGAAGCCTGTGCCTGCATGAGCTGCAACGCGGAATGATTTTCCAACCGCTACGGCGTGCATCCAGAACCGCATTTTTTGCAAGTGCCTGCGCCACGCCTTTGCCGCGCATGGAATCCGGCACGAAAGTATGGTCGATGGAGATGAGGGAAGGGCCAAGTTTCGTATAGGTCATCTCGGCTTCGCTGCCTTCAAACGTGGCCACGTAGCGCCCGCCATCGGAACTGTCTTCCTTGCGAATTTCGATATTCCCGCTCATGCCATCCTCCTGAATAAAGCGCTATTTCAATTCATAGCATAAGCAGACAATGTGCAAACAAAAACCGGCCCCGAGGGGCCGGTTTTCAATTTTCCAAAGCGCGCCGCGGTCAATAAGGGTTGGCGGCGATCCCCAAGAGCGGGATATGCTTTATCTGTCTTGTCTTATTATCCCTGCAAAACCGGCCTGCACTTGAAATAGTCTAGTGCCGATATTGCTGGATTCTGGTGGTCCTCAGGCCGGCGAGACCATGCTCATCGATTGAGGATTGCCAGGAAAGGAATTCCTCCACCGTCAATGTATAACGCTGGCATGCCTCCTCAAGGCTGAGAAGCCCGCCCCGCACTGCGGCGACGACTTCAGCCTTGCGGCGAATGACCCAGCGCCTTGTATTGGCGGGGGGGAGGTCCGCGATGGTCAGCGGGCTGCCATCAGGACCGATAACATATTTTATACGCGGTCTTACCAGATCGGTCATTGTACTCTCTACACAACACTCAAGGACCTAATCGAGTAGGAGACTAGCGCGACAGCTTTAAAAATTACCTAAGCTGCTGGTAACGCTCTGGTAACACTTGGAAAAATATTGGCTTTTTGGGATATAAAAATGGCCCGTTCGTTCATCGCCGACAATGTTTTCAACGAAGTGCGGGCCGGTTGTCGCAATCTGGACATTGATTGTTTTGCGACACTTGGCAAATTGCCGCAGTTTGCCCTATATAGGGCGCAAAAATTGAAATTTTGAGAAGCAGGGCTCTTATGCCCGGAAGCTGGAATCAATCATGAGCCTGAACAGCCTCGATCTGCCGGGAAAGCCGGAAGACACGCGCGTTGTCGTTGCCATGTCGGGTGGCGTCGATTCATCAGTTGTGGCGGGGATCCTCAAACGTGAAGGTTATGACGTCGTTGGCGTGACGCTACAGCTTTATGACCATGGCGCAGCCGTTCACCGCGCCGGTTCCTGCTGTGCAGGACAGGATATTGAAGACGCCCGCCGCGTTTCCGAGAGCCTCGGCATTCCCCATTATGTGCTGGATTACGAAGCGCGTTTTCGTGAAGCCGTTATCGATCCCTTTGCCAACTCCTATGTGAGTGGCGAAACGCCGATTCCATGTGTTTCCTGCAACCAGACCGTCAAGTTTGCCGATCTTTTGCAGACAGCGCGCGATCTTGGCGCTGATGCACTGGCAACCGGACATTATATCCGCAGCCGTGCCAATGGCGCCCATCGTGCGCTTTACCGCCCGGTGGATACCGACCGGGACCAGAGCTATTTCCTTTTTGCCACGACGCAGGAGCAGATCGATTATCTGCGCTTCCCGCTTGGCCATCTGCCGAAGGCGCAGGTGCGTGAAATCGCCGAGGAACTGGGCCTGACTGTCGCCAAGAAGCAGGATAGCCAGGATATCTGCTTTGTGCCGCAGGGCAAATATTCCGACATTATTTCCAGATTGAAGCCGGAAGCTGCCAATCCGGGCGATATCGTGCATATTGATGGGCGCACCCTCGGGCGCCACGATGGTATCGTACATTATACCGTCGGCCAGCGTCGCGGCATTGGCGTCGCCACGGGCGAAGCTCTTTACGTCGTGCATCTGGATGCGGCCAATGCGCGTGTCATCGTTGGCCCGCGCGAGGCGCTTGAGACGCACAAGGTTTTCCTGCGTGATGTCAATTGGCTGGGTGACACCCCGATCGCCGATCTGCCGAAAAGCGGAATGGAAGTTTTCGCCAAGGTTCGCTCGACGCGCCCGCCGCGCCCGGCTGTGCTGCGCCATGCAGATGGGCAGACGTGGGTGGAGCTGGTCGATGGCGAAAGCGGCATCGCGCCCGGACAGGCCTGTGTGCTCTATTCCGATGACAGCAATGCCGCCTGCGTGTTCGGCGGCGGCTTTATCGGACGCTCCGAGCGTGAGCCGCAGGCGGAAGAAATGCTGCGCCGCCTGATGGCAAATGCTGACAAGGCTTCCGCAGCCTGACTTGGTAAAGGCGAGTTTTCAAACCAAAAAACCTCCGGCATGAACCGGAGGTTTTTTGGTTTGAAAATGTTCTAAAGCGGTTCCTGTTTTAACACAATCGCCGGAACCGCTCTAACTATTTGTTTTGCCGCATTATCCCACGTATCGAAGCGGGACCATAAATCAGCCCGGTGGACTGATTTCCCCGCGTAGGCGTTTCACACTTTTGGCTCGAAAATGCTCTAGGAAAACTTGCTGAAACGAGACAAGGCAATGCCGGATGCGGTTGCGACATTGAGGCTGTCGAATGTCTTCGACATGGGAATTCGCGCAGTTTCCAGCCTTTCCAGAAGGCGGGAAGGCAATCCTTCACCCTCGGTGCCAAGAAGAAGAGCCTGCCGTTCGCAAATGGTGGCTTCATAGATACTGCGCGGTGCGGATGGGGTGAGGGCCAGAAGATTGAACCCGGCCTCTGCAAGAGCGGCGTTGATGTCGTCAATCGTGCCGCCGTGAAAATAAGGAACCTTGAGCGCCGCGCCGACCGAGACGCGGATTGCCTTGCGATAAAGCGGATCGCAACAGGTCTCGTCCATCAATACGCAATCGGCCTCAAAAGCGGCAGCATTGCGGAAGATCGAGCCGACATTATCGTGGTTGGAAATTCCGCACAAAACCACCACCAAAGATTTTTGGGGCAGGGCGGCCAGCATATCCCGAAGGTCAGGCTGTGATTTTCGGCGGCCAACGGCCAAAATGCCGCGATGAACATGAAAGCCCGCGACCGCATCCATGATTGCTTGCGGCACTGAATAAACAGGCACGCCCGGCGGCAACTGCCTTAGCTGTTCGGTCAATCCTCCCAGCCGGTTTTCCAGTACGAGCAGGGATTCCGTTTCAAAACGTGCGGAAGAGGAAAAAAGCACGTTCAAAACCACTTTACCTTCAGCGATAAAACGCTGTTGACGCCCCACAAGATCCTTTTCGCGGATGTCGCGATATGGAGCGAGGCGAATGTCGTCCGCGTCATCGATTACAAAGACGCAGTCGTGCGATCTGGTATCTATATCCTGCATCGCACGGCTGCGGCCTCATGGGATGTGGTTTATTGGTGCGCCACCGCCATCATTTCACGCCGGCGTGGTGTGGGACTCATATAGAGGCCGGAGAGCGTCGACAACATCAATTCGATGTGTGGCGAAGAAACCATATAATAGATGGTCTGAGCATCGCGCCGCGTCGAGACGAGATCGAGAGCCCGCAGCTTGGCCAGATGTTGTGAAAGTGCAGACTGGCTGAGATCAATAGCTTTTGCCAGCGCGCCCACTGACATTTCATTATGAAGTAGCTTGCAGAGAATCAGAAGCCTTTTATTGTTAGCAAGCGCTGAGAGAAAATCTGCAGCCTGATCTGCGTTTTCTACTAAATCATAAAAAGTAACTTTGTTAGTCATTTGCCGTCATACCCCCGTAAGACTGCATGAAGTTAAAAATACACCCAAGTTTTTCTGTTTGAGCCCGTTAAAATTAATACTATATATTGGGTTTGAGAAGCCCTTGCTTATATTCAAAACGGCACAAAAACCACAAATTTGTCCCAAAAAAATGCGTTTTTGTTTCAGGGGGCTTTATTTGCGTCAGGGGGCAATGTTTGAACGACCGTTTCGATAGAATCGCAGCTTGATGCAAACGTTAGCCTGGCCACCCGATCGCCATTGACGAAATCCATGCCATCCTAGTCTAAACCTATCATTTTTCAAGTCTTTTTCAATTTTCTCATATTGCCTTCCGCGTCTTCGGCAAGGCGTGCGATTTTGCCAATGCAGTTCTTATTATAAGCGTGGTTCTTATGATAGTCGCCGAGAGCGGATTGTTCTCCATCCGTGATATCGGCACTCGTTTGCGACCTGCTCAGGCGATCATCCGTATTGAATTTAAAGCCCTGCCGAAGCCGCCATTCAAGCTCGCACTTTCTACAGCGAGATGGAAAAGGCAAAAGTTTCCGAGATCTACATAAAGTGCGACCTTGGAATTATGGTCGAGATAGCGGCGGCGAATACGAGGGGAGCCTTGTGGATTCCGGTCCATTGCAATTGTTTCGCAGTGAATCGTGTTGCGAGGGCATCCCCTTGCCGAGTTTTTCCTCTCGCAAGGTCCCATCCGGACACTGCAATAAGGCCCGCAACAAGATATGAAAGGCGTATAAGGCCATATCATGCTTATGTGAAGATTATTATAAATTGATGGCCCTTAGCGCAATTTTCCACCATTCCCAAAAAAATAGGAAAAAAATCTAACAATTTTGGCTAAATTCAGTTGAGAATGTGAAGCTGTTCTAAAAATTACGCTTGCAAAGTGACCTCCCACACGTTTCGATAAGCCAGGCTGCGGGCAATGGGGTGCGCGCGGCAGGCATTTCCGTGGAGGCGAACAATAATGAAATTTTATCAGAAACTCCTGGCGGCAACGGCGCTAGTTGCTCTTATGAGCGGTGCAGCTTCGGCGAAAACCTTCGTGTATTGCTCGCCGGCTTCGCCTGAAGGCTTCGATCCGGCAGCCTATACGGGCGGTGATACGTTCGATGCTTCGGCGCATCCGGTTTACAACCGCCTTGCCGAATTTGAAAACGGAACGACGAAAGTTGTGCCGGGTCTGGCAGAAAGCTGGGATGTCAGCGACGATGGTCTGGAATATACCTTCCATCTGCGCAAGGGCGTCAAGTTCCATTCGAGCGACCATTTCACGCCGACCCGCGATTTCAACGCGGATGACGTGATCTTCTCGTTTGATCGCATGCGCAACAAGGATAATCCGTGGTACCAGTACACCGCTGGCATCACCTATGAATATTTTGACAGCATGGAGATGGG
Protein-coding regions in this window:
- a CDS encoding Gfo/Idh/MocA family protein, with protein sequence MAPRIAVLGCGYWGGNHIRTLKSLGALQAVSDSNAEKAERFASEFNVPSIPVEELFIHPDIDGIVLALPPQLHAQYAMEAVKNGKDVLVEKPIALDIPVALAEVEAARENGRVFMVGHVLRFHPAFEKLLDMVQSGELGDIRYVHSHRVGLGKFHTEFDALWDLAPHDLSMILAITGEEPNVVRGEGVAILDHLNDFAHLHMEFPSGIRGHLFASRLNAYRERRLSVTGTKGMAVFDDGEAWERKLALYRHEVWRENDRWAFKSADPVYIQTEEGMPLTRELQHFMHCIETRETPRTDGKEAISVLRILTEGTVRHPA
- the mnmA gene encoding tRNA 2-thiouridine(34) synthase MnmA; the protein is MSLNSLDLPGKPEDTRVVVAMSGGVDSSVVAGILKREGYDVVGVTLQLYDHGAAVHRAGSCCAGQDIEDARRVSESLGIPHYVLDYEARFREAVIDPFANSYVSGETPIPCVSCNQTVKFADLLQTARDLGADALATGHYIRSRANGAHRALYRPVDTDRDQSYFLFATTQEQIDYLRFPLGHLPKAQVREIAEELGLTVAKKQDSQDICFVPQGKYSDIISRLKPEAANPGDIVHIDGRTLGRHDGIVHYTVGQRRGIGVATGEALYVVHLDAANARVIVGPREALETHKVFLRDVNWLGDTPIADLPKSGMEVFAKVRSTRPPRPAVLRHADGQTWVELVDGESGIAPGQACVLYSDDSNAACVFGGGFIGRSEREPQAEEMLRRLMANADKASAA
- a CDS encoding ArsR/SmtB family transcription factor; its protein translation is MTNKVTFYDLVENADQAADFLSALANNKRLLILCKLLHNEMSVGALAKAIDLSQSALSQHLAKLRALDLVSTRRDAQTIYYMVSSPHIELMLSTLSGLYMSPTPRRREMMAVAHQ
- a CDS encoding DegT/DnrJ/EryC1/StrS family aminotransferase, which gives rise to MQFIDLGAQRARIENRLNAAISKVVAEGRYILGPEVAEFEKKLGEYLGVEHVIACANGTDALQMPLMTRGIGPGHAVFVPSFTFAATAEVVALVGAEPVFVDVDPDSYNMNVEQLEAAIAATIKEGRLEPKAIIPVDLFGLAASYNRITAIAEREGLFIIEDAAQSIGGKRDNVMCGAFGHVGATSFYPAKPLGCYGDGGAMFTNDAELADILRSVLFHGKGETQYDNVRIGINSRLDTIQAAVLLEKLAILEDEMEARDRIARRYNEALKDVVKVPELPAGNRSAWAQYSIESENRDGLKAQLQAEGIPSVIYYVKPLHLQTAYKHYSVAPGGLPVSESLPSRILSLPMHPYLSEADQDKIIGVIRGFHGKKA
- the ctrA gene encoding response regulator transcription factor CtrA gives rise to the protein MRVLLIEDDSAIAQSIELMLKSESFNVYTTDLGEEGIDLGKLYDYDIILLDLNLPDMSGYEVLRTLRLSKVKTPILILSGMAGIEDKVRGLGFGADDYMTKPFHKDELIARIHAIVRRSKGHAQSVITTGDLVVNLDAKTVEVAGQRVHLTGKEYQMLELLSLRKGTTLTKEMFLNHLYGGMDEPELKIIDVFICKLRKKLDAVSGNQSYIETVWGRGYVLREPDAEMRESA
- a CDS encoding DUF1134 domain-containing protein, with amino-acid sequence MAIPSLSQIRFRNAACFVAFFAALFVSFIALPREARAENTYTAEEVVESGHRFFGSTSGGIASAVEKAFQSFGLPNGYILGEEGSGAFIGGLTYGEGTLYTKNAGDHKTFWQGPSLGWDFGGQGSRVMMLVYNLDDIQHLYGRYAGVAGSAYVIAGVGFNVLKRENIVLVPIRTGIGARLGVNIGYLKLSAAPTWNPF
- a CDS encoding DUF1153 domain-containing protein, producing MTDLVRPRIKYVIGPDGSPLTIADLPPANTRRWVIRRKAEVVAAVRGGLLSLEEACQRYTLTVEEFLSWQSSIDEHGLAGLRTTRIQQYRH
- the chpT gene encoding histidine phosphotransferase ChpT — protein: MSLPVTLSALDLGALLCSRICHDIISPVGAINNGLELLEEGSADEDAMALIKSSARNASARLQFARIAFGAAGSAGVQIDTGDAQNVATEYFRNEKPEFTWEGARVLLPKNKVKLLLNMLLIGNGAIPRGGSLAVRLEGGDTDPRFVITVKGRMLRVPPKFLELHSGAAPEEPIDAHSVQPYYTLLLAEEAGMKISIHATAEDIVFSAE
- a CDS encoding TrmH family RNA methyltransferase — encoded protein: MQDIDTRSHDCVFVIDDADDIRLAPYRDIREKDLVGRQQRFIAEGKVVLNVLFSSSARFETESLLVLENRLGGLTEQLRQLPPGVPVYSVPQAIMDAVAGFHVHRGILAVGRRKSQPDLRDMLAALPQKSLVVVLCGISNHDNVGSIFRNAAAFEADCVLMDETCCDPLYRKAIRVSVGAALKVPYFHGGTIDDINAALAEAGFNLLALTPSAPRSIYEATICERQALLLGTEGEGLPSRLLERLETARIPMSKTFDSLNVATASGIALSRFSKFS